A window of the Drosophila simulans strain w501 chromosome 2L, Prin_Dsim_3.1, whole genome shotgun sequence genome harbors these coding sequences:
- the LOC6731303 gene encoding uncharacterized protein LOC6731303 isoform X1 has translation MKQSTAANSHWLAALLSSLLLLNLLHLIGADEAFSCPNGWELRGLNCYKYFNIKHSWDKSAELCRRYGAELVAIDSYAENNETLAIARASDPNQRASDKYWLGLASLDDLRTNTLESASGALISQYSGYWSLHQPNAESGECVAAAFAGKSQSWDLGTCESLLPFMCRAQACPQGALHCANGKCINQAFKCDGSDDCGDGTDELDCPAQCHYHMQSGGDVIETPNYPHKYGALSKCKWTLEGPLGSNIILQFQDFETEKTFDTVQILVGGRTEDKSVSLATLSGKQDLTTQPFVSASNFMIVKFTTDGSVERKGFRATWKTEAKNCGGTLKATLQRQILTSPNYPKQYPGGLECLYVIKAQPGRIISIEVDDLDIADGRDFLMIRDGESPMSRTIAKLTGKTAQNNRVIISTGNALYLYFKSSLGEAGKGFSLRYIQGCKATITARNGTVTSPAFGLADYPKNQECYFTIRNNARAPLSLKFDKFTVHKSDNVQVFDGSSTSGLRLHSGNGFTGPAAPKLTLTASSGEMLIKFTSDALHNAAGWSATFSADCPELQPGIGALASSRDTAFGTLVSFTCPIGQEFATGKTRLVTECLRGGNWSVSYIPKCQEVYCGPVPQIDNGFSIGSSNVTYRGIAMYQCYAGFAFASSAPIEKISCLPDGRWERQPHCMASQCAALPEVAHANVTLLNGGGRSYGTIVQYECEPGYERNGHPVLTCMSNGTWSGDVPRCTRKRCFEFPTIANGFVVDSTRAYLFGDEARVQCFKGYKLIGSNIMRCSEAQKFEQPPTCEDINECSSSQCDLTTTECQNTNGSFHCQCRTGFTATTECRPVSDLGLANGGIPDDSITTSVSEPGYSKEQLRLNTNGWCGGSSEPGANWILIDLKAPTILRGFRTMSVQRPDGNVAFSSAVRLQYTNDLTDVFKDYANPDGTAVEFRILEPTLSILNLPLPIEARYIRFRIQDYVGAPCLRMELMGCTRLDCVDINECSKNNGGCDQKCINSPGGFACGCNTGYQLYTSNGTAGYHIERSESGERDGDTYQRNKTCVPLMCPELEAPENGQLLSDKNDYHFGDVVRFQCHFGYIMSGSSAALCLSSGQWNASVPECNYAKCVSLPDDKLEGLTVARPDPESVLVPFRDNVTITCGSPGRQLRATASSGFRQCVYDPKPGLPDYWLSGMQPSCPRVDCYSPMPTPGAEYGQFVDTRYQSSFFFGCQNTFKLAGQTGRHDNVVRCGADGIWDFGDLRCEGPVCEDPGRPADGRQIARSYEQSSEVYFGCNRPGYILINPRPITCIREPECKVIKPLGLSSGRIPDSAINATSERPNYEAKNIRLNSATGWCGKQEAFTYVSVDLGQIYRVKAILVKGVVTNDIVGRPTEIRFFYKQAESENYVVYFPNFNLTMRDPGNYGELAMITLPKFVQARFVILGIVSYMDNACLKFELMGCEEPKQEPLLGYDYGYSPCVDNEPPIFQNCPQQPIVVRRDENGGVLPVNFTEPTAVDNSGSIARLEIKPQNFRTPSYIFKDTVVKYVAFDYDGNVAICEINITVPDVTPPLLQCPQSYVIELVDRQDSYTVNFNDTRKRIKTSDDTGDVKLQFSPESANIKIGNFENVTVTATDKYNNRAACHFQVSVKASPCVDWELQPPANGAINCLPGDRGIECIATCKPGFRFTDGEPLKTFSCETSRLWRPTSVVPDCVSENTEQAAYHVTASITYRANGAVAQSCLGQYQEVLAQHYGGLNQLLSQRCSAVNVNMNVTFVKSVPMLLEENVVKMDFILSILPAVRQPQLYDLCGSTLNLIFDLSVPYASAVIDDLLNIANIGNQCPPLRALKSQISRGFNCNVGEVLNMDTSDVPRCLHCPAGTYVSEGQNSCTYCPRGYYQNRDRQGTCLRCPAGTYTKEEGTKSQADCIPVCGYGTYSPTGLVPCLECPRNSFTAEPPTGGFKDCQACPAQSFTYQPAASNKDLCRAKCAPGTYSATGLAPCSPCPLHHYQGAAGAQSCNECPSNMRTDSPASKGREQCKPVVCGEGACQHGGLCVPMGHDIQCFCPAGFSGRRCEQDIDECASQPCYNGGQCKDLPQGYRCECPAGYSGINCQEEASDCGNDTCPARAMCKNEPGYKNVTCLCRSGYTGDQCDVTIDPCTANGNPCGNGASCQALEQGRYKCECVPGWEGIHCEQNINDCSENPCLLGANCTDLVNDFQCACPPGFTGKRCEQKIDLCLSEPCKHGTCVDRLFDHECVCHPGWMGSACDINIDDCENRPCANEGTCVDLVDGYSCNCEPGYTGKNCQHTIDDCASNPCQHGATCVDQLDGFSCKCRPGYVGLSCEAEIDECLSDPCNPVGTERCLDLDNKFECVCRDGFKGPLCATDIDDCEAQPCLNNGICRDRVGGFECGCEPGWSGMRCEQQVTTCGAQAPCQNDASCIDLFQDYFCVCPSGTDGKNCETAPERCIGDPCMHGGKCQDFGSGLNCSCPADYSGIGCQYEYDACEEHVCQNGATCVDNGAGYSCQCPPGFTGRNCEQDIVDCKDNSCPPGASCVDLTNGFYCQCPFNMTGDDCRKAIQVDYDLYFSDPSRSTAAQVVPFPTGEANSLTVAMWVQFAQKDDRGIFFTLYGVQSARMTQQRRMLLQAHSSGVQVSLFEDQPDAFLSFGEYTSVNDGQWHHVAVVWDGISGQLQLITEGLIASKMEYGAGGSLPGYLWAVLGLPQPYGLSNELAYSDSGFQGTITKAQVWARALDITSEIQKQVRDCRSEPVLYPGLILNWAGYEVTAGGVERNVPSLCGQRKCPVGYTGANCQQLVVDKEPPVVEHCPGDLWVIAKNGSAVVTWDEPHFSDNIGVTKIYERNGHRSGTTLLWGTYDITYIASDAAGNTASCSFKVSLLTDFCPALADPVGGSQVCKDWGAGGQFKVCEIACNTGLRFSEQVPEFYTCGAEGFWRPTREPSMPLVYPSCSPSKPAQRVFRIKMLFPSDVLCNKAGQAVLRQKVTNSVNGLNRDWNFCSYAIEGTRECKDIQIDVKCDHYRGAQNNRVRRQSKDGGVYVMEAELPVVNDEDDDLTLTGRQGRQQTGGDTYTLEIAFPAANDPVVHTSTGERSSVKQLLEKLILEDDQFAVQEILPNTVPDPASLELGSEYACPVGQVVMIPDCVPCAIGTFYDSANKTCIACSRGTYQSEAGQLQCSKCPVIAGRPGVTAGPGARSAADCKERCPAGKYFDAETGLCRSCGHGFYQPNEGSFSCELCGLGQTTRSTEATSRKECRDECSSGQQLGADGRCEPCPRGTYRLQGVQPSCAACPLGRTTPKVGASSVEECTLPVCSAGTYLNATQNMCIECRKGYYQSESQQTACLQCPPNHSTKITGATSKSECTNPCEHIAEGKPHCDVNAYCIMVPETSDFKCECKPGFNGTGMACTDVCDGFCENSGACVKDLKGTPSCRCVGSFTGPHCAERSEFAYIAGGIAGAVIFIIIIVLLIWMICVRSTKRRDPKKMLTPAIDQTGSQVNFYYGAHTPYAESIAPSHHSTYAHYYDDEEDGWEMPNFYNETYMKDGLHGGKMSTLARSNASLYGTKEDLYDRLKRHAYTGKKEKSDSDSEVQ, from the exons ATGAAACAATCGACGGCAGCCAATTCGCATTGGCTGGCCGCTTTGCTGTCGTCGTTGCTGCTCCTAAATTTGCTACACTTAATTGGAGCCGACGAGGCGTTTTCGTGTCCCAATG GTTGGGAACTGCGCGGCTTgaattgttataaatatttcaatatcaaGCACTCGTGGGATAAAAGCGCCGAACTGTGTCGAAG ATACGGCGCCGAACTGGTGGCCATCGACAGCTATGCGGAGAACAACGAGACCTTGGCCATCGCCCGGGCCAGCGATCCCAACCAGAGGGCTTCGGACAAGTACTGGCTGGGATTGGCCTCCCTCGACGACCTGCGCACCAATACGCTGGAGTCCGCATCGGGAGCACTGATCTCGCAGTACTCCGGCTACTGGTCACTCCATCAGCCGAATGCCGAGTCCGGAGAGTGTGTGGCTGCTGCCTTTGCCGGGAAATCACAGAGCTGGGATCTGGGCACCTGTGAGTCCCTGCTGCCGTTCATGTGCCGTGCCCAGGCCTGCCCGCAGGGAGCACTCCACTGTGCCAACGGCAAGTGCATCAACCAGGCCTTCAAGTGCGACGGCAGCGACGATTGTGGCGATGGCACCGACGAACTGGACTGTCCAGCACAGTGCCACTACCACATGCAGTCCGGCGGAGATGTGATCGAGACGCCCAACTATCCGCACAAGTACGGTGCGCTGAGCAAGTGCAAGTGGACGCTGGAGGGACCGCTgggcagcaacatcatccTGCAGTTCCAGGACTTCGAAACGGAGAAGACCTTTGACACCGTGCAGATTCTGGTGGGCGGCCGTACCGAGGACAAGTCCGTGTCGCTGGCTACGCTCAGTGGCAAGCAGGATCTGACCACGCAGCCCTTCGTATCCGCTTCCAACTTCATGATTGTCAAGTTCACCACGGACGGCAGTGTTGAGCGCAAGGGATTCCGGGCCACGTGGAAGACGGAGGCCAAGAACTGCGGCGGCACCTTGAAGGCCACGCTGCAGCGACAGATCCTGACCAGCCCCAACTACCCGAAGCAGTATCCCGGTGGTCTGGAGTGCCTCTATGTGATTAAAGCACAGCCGGGTCGCATCATTTCCATCGAAGTGGACGATCTGGATATTGCTGATGGACGCGATTTCCTGATGATCCGTGATGGCGAATCGCCCATGAGTCGCACCATCGCCAAACTGACTGGAAAGACGGCTCAGAACAACCGGGTGATCATCTCAACGGGCAACGCTCTCTACCTATACTTCAAGTCCAGTTTGGGTGAGGCCGGCAAGGGCTTCAGTCTTCGGTACATCCAGGGCTGCAAGGCCACGATCACCGCTAGAAATGGCACCGTTACTTCACCCGCCTTCGGATTGGCCGACTACCCCAAGAACCAAGAGTGCTACTTCACCATTCGCAACAATGCCCGTGCTCCCCTGTCCCTGAAGTTCGACAAGTTCACCGTCCACAAGAGCGACAATGTCCAGGTGTTCGATGGATCCTCCACTTCCGGTCTGCGCCTGCACTCCGGAAACGGATTCACCGGCCCTGCGGCGCCCAAACTGACCCTGACTGCCTCATCCGGTGAGATGCTCATCAAATTCACCTCGGATGCTCTGCACAATGCTGCTGG ATGGTCGGCCACCTTCTCGGCCGATTGCCCGGAGCTGCAACCCGGAATTGGAGCCTTGGCCTCCAGTCGCGACACCGCTTTCGGTACGCTGGTCAGCTTTACATGTCCCATTGGACAGGAGTTTGCCACCGGCAAGACGCGACTGGTTACTGAATGTCTGCGCGGTGGCAACTGGAGTGTCTCCTACATACCCAAGTGTCAGG AGGTCTACTGCGGTCCTGTGCCACAAATCGACAACGGTTTCTCCATTGGCTCCTCGAACGTGACCTATCGCGGTATAGCGATGTACCAGTGCTACGCCGGCTTCGCCTTCGCCTCGAGTGCTCCGATCGAGAAGATCTCCTGTCTGCCAGATGGCCGCTGGGAGCGACAGCCCCACTGCATGGCCTCCCAGTGCGCAGCGCTGCCGGAGGTGGCCCACGCCAACGTGACGCTGCTGAATGGAGGAGGTCGCAGCTACGGCACCATTGTCCAGTATGAGTGTGAGCCGGGCTACGAGCGCAATGGCCACCCCGTGCTGACCTGCATGTCCAACGGCACCTGGAGTGGAGATGTTCCAAGATGCACGCGCAAGCGGTGCTTCGAATTCCCGACCATTGCCAACGGCTTTGTGGTGGACTCGACGCGAGCCTACCTCTTCGGGGATGAGGCTAGGGTGCAGTGCTTCAAGGGCTACAAGCTGATCGGCAGCAACATCATGCGCTGCAGCGAGGCCCAGAAGTTCGAGCAGCCGCCGACGTGCGAGGACATCAACGAGTGCAGCTCCTCGCAGTGCGACCTAACCACCACCGAGTGCCAGAACACGAACGGCTCCTTCCACTGCCAGTGCAGGACGGGATTCACGGCCACCACCGAGTGCCGGCCCGTGAGTGATTTGGGCTTGGCAAATGGAGGCATTCCGGATGACAGCATCACCACCTCGGTCAGTGAGCCGGGCTACAGCAAGGAGCAGCTGCGCTTGAACACGAATGGCTGGTGCGGTGGCTCCTCGGAGCCTGGTGCCAACTGGATACTCATCGACCTTAAGGCACCCACCATTCTGCGTGGCTTCCGCACCATGTCCGTGCAGCGTCCCGATGGCAACGTGGCCTTCAGCTCGGCGGTGCGTCTGCAGTACACCAACGATCTAACGGATGTGTTCAAGGATTATGCCAATCCCGACGGCACCGCCGTTGAGTTCCGCATCCTGGAGCCCACGCTCTCCATCTTGAACCTGCCCCTGCCCATCGAAGCTCGCTATATTCGCTTCCGCATCCAGGACTACGTGGGTGCCCCCTGTCTGCGCATGGAGCTGATGGGCTGCACGCGCTTGGATTGCGTAGACATCAACGAGTGCAGTAAGAACAATGGCGGCTGTGATCAGAAGTGCATCAACTCGCCGGGCGGATTTGCCTGCGGCTGCAACACTGGCTACCAGCTGTACACCTCCAACGGCACGGCTGGCTATCACATCGAGCGCTCCGAATCCGGCGAACGTGATGGGGACACCTATCAGCGCAACAAGACCTGTGTTCCTCTAATGTGTCCCGAACTGGAGGCGCCCGAGAATGGCCAACTCCTGAGCGACAAGAACGACTATCACTTCGGCGATGTGGTGCGCTTCCAATGCCACTTTGGCTACATCATGAGCGGCAGCTCGGCGGCCCTGTGCCTCTCCAGCGGTCAGTGGAACGCCAGCGTACCGGAGTGCAATT ATGCCAAGTGCGTTTCCCTGCCCGATGACAAGTTGGAGGGTCTGACTGTGGCCCGCCCCGATCCCGAATCCGTGCTAGTGCCCTTCCGTGACAATGTGACCATTACGTGCGGATCGCCAGGACGCCAACTGAgagccaccgcctcctccggcTTCCGGCAGTGCGTGTATGACCCCAAGCCTGGTCTACCCGACTACTGGCTATCCGGAATGCAGCCCTCTTGTCCCCGAGTGGATTGCTACTCACCCATGCCCACACCTGGAGCAGAGTACGGACAGTTTGTGGACACTCGCTACCAGAGCAGCTTCTTCTTTGGCTGCCAGAACACCTTCAAGTTGGCTGGACAGACGGGTCGTCACGACAATGTGGTTCGTTGTGGAGCCGATGGCATCTGGGACTTTGGAGATCTTCGCTGCGAGGGACCAGTGTGCGAGGATCCGGGAAGACCGGCCGATGGTCGCCAGATTGCCCGCAGCTATGAGCAGAGCTCGGAGGTGTACTTCGGTTGCAATCGTCCTGGCTACATCCTGATCAATCCGCGACCCATTACTTGCATACGCGAGCCAGAGTGCAAGGTCATCAAGCCTTTGGGACTAAGTTCCGGCAGGATTCCGGATTCGGCCATCAATGCCACCTCGGAGCGACCCAATTACGAGGCCAAGAACATCCGTCTCAACTCGGCTACTGGCTGGTGTGGTAAGCAGGAGGCCTTCACCTATGTGAGCGTGGATCTGGGTCAGATCTACCGAGTCAAGGCCATTCTGGTGAAGGGTGTGGTCACCAACGACATTGTGGGCAGGCCCACGGAGATCCGGTTCTTCTACAAACAGGCTGAGAGCGAGAACTACGTGGTGTACTTCCCCAATTTCAATCTGACCATGCGGGATCCAGGCAACTACGGCGAGCTGGCCATGATCACGCTGCCCAAGTTCGTGCAGGCTCGCTTCGTGATCCTCGGAATAGTAAGCTACATGGACAACGCCTGCCTGAAATTCGAGTTGATGGGCTGCGAGGAGCCGAAGCAGGAACCACTCCTCGGCTACGACTACGGCTACTCCCCGTGCGTGGACAACGAACCACCGATCTTCCAGAACTGCCCGCAGCAACCCATTGTGGTGCGTCGCGATGAGAATGGAGGAGTTCTACCCGTTAACTTCACCGAACCCACGGCGGTGGACAACTCCGGATCGATTGCCCGCCTGGAGATCAAGCCACAGAACTTCCGCACACCCAGCTACATTTTCAAGGATACGGTTGTAAAGTATGTGGCCTTCGACTATGATGGCAATGTGGCCATCTGCGAGATCAACATCACGGTGCCCGATGTCACACCACCACTGCTGCAGTGCCCCCAGAGCTATGTGATTGAGCTGGTGGATCGCCAGGACAGCTACACCGTGAACTTCAACGATACCCGCAAGAGGATCAAGACCTCCGACGACACGGGAGATGTTAAGTTGCAGTTCAGCCCCGAGAGTGCCAACATCAAGATCGGAAACTTCGAGAACGTGACCGTTACGGCTACGGATAAGTACAACAACCGCGCCGCCTGCCACTTCCAGGTCTCTGTGAAGGCTTCGCCCTGCGTGGACTGGGAGCTCCAGCCGCCGGCCAATGGTGCCATCAATTGCCTGCCTGGAGATCGTGGTATCGAATGCATTGCCACGTGCAAGCCAGGATTCCGCTTCACCGACGGCGAACCACTGAAGACCTTCTCCTGCGAGACATCTCGCCTGTGGCGTCCCACGTCCGTGGTGCCCGACTGTGTTTCCGAAAACACGGAGCAGGCTGCCTACCATGTGACCGCCTCCATTACCTACCGCGCCAACGGAGCAGTGGCCCAATCCTGTCTGGGTCAGTACCAGGAGGTGCTGGCACAGCACTACGGCGGACTCAACCAGTTGCTCTCGCAGCGCTGCTCCGCCGTGAATGTGAACATGAACGTGACCTTTGTGAAGTCGGTGCCCATGCTGCTGGAGGAGAATGTGGTCAAGATGGACTTCATCCTCTCCATTCTGCCCGCTGTGCGTCAGCCCCAGCTGTACGACCTGTGCGGCTCCACGCTGAACCTGATCTTTGACCTGAGTGTACCCTATGCCAGTGCCGTGATCGATGACCTTTTGAACATTGCCAACATTGGCAACCAGTGTCCTCCTCTGCGCGCCCTCAAGTCGCAGATCTCGCGAGGATTCAACTGCAATGTGGGCGAGGTGCTGAACATGGACACTAGCGATGTGCCGCGTTGCCTGCACTGTCCCGCCGGAACGTACGTGTCCGAGGGTCAGAACAGCTGCACCTACTGCCCAAGGGGCTACTACCAGAACCGTGACCGCCAGGGAACCTGCCTGCGCTGTCCGGCCGGAACCTACACCAAGGAGGAGGGCACCAAGTCGCAGGCGGACTGCATTCCCGTCTGCGGTTACGGCACCTACTCACCCACCGGACTGGTGCCGTGTCTGGAGTGTCCGCGTAACTCCTTCACCGCCGAACCACCAACCGGTGGATTCAAGGACTGCCAGGCCTGTCCGGCTCAGAGCTTCACCTACCAGCCGGCTGCCTCGAACAAGGATCTGTGTCGCGCCAAGTGTGCGCCGGGAACCTACTCCGCCACCGGACTGGCACCCTGCTCGCCCTGCCCACTGCATCATTACCAGGGAGCCGCGGGTGCGCAGAGCTGCAACGAGTGTCCGAGTAACATGAGAACCGATTCACCCGCCTCCAAGGGACGCGAGCAGTGCAAGCCAGTGGTCTGTGGCGAAGGTGCTTGCCAGCACGGCGGTCTGTGTGTGCCCATGGGCCACGACATCCAGTGCTTCTGTCCGGCCGGATTCTCCGGTCGCCGCTGCGAACAGGACATCGACGAGTGCGCCTCCCAGCCCTGCTACAATGGTGGCCAGTGCAAGGATCTGCCGCAGGGCTATCGCTGCGAGTGTCCGGCTGGATATTCGGGCATCAATTGCCAGGAGGAGGCCAGTGACTGTGGCAACGACACCTGTCCGGCCAGGGCCATGTGCAAGAACGAGCCGGGCTACAAGAATGTGACCTGTCTGTGCCGCAGTGGCTACACCGGCGACCAGTGCGACGTGACCATCGATCCGTGCACGGCGAATGGCAATCCGTGCGGAAACGGAGCCAGCTGCCAGGCCTTGGAGCAGGGTCGCTAcaagtgcgagtgtgtgcccGGATGGGAGGGCATCCACTGCGAGCAGAACATCAACGACTGTTCCGAGAATCCCTGCCTCTTGGGCGCCAACTGCACAGATCTGGTCAATGACTTCCAGTGCGCCTGTCCGCCAGGATTCACGGGCAAGCGTTGCGAGCAAAAGATCGATCTCTGCCTGTCGGAGCCGTGCAAGCATGGCACCTGCGTGGACCGCCTGTTCGACCACGAGTGCGTCTGCCACCCGGGCTGGATGGGTTCCGCCTGCGACATCAACATCGACGACTGCGAGAACAGACCCTGCGCCAATGAGGGAACCTGCGTCGACCTGGTCGACGGCTACAGCTGCAACTGCGAACCCGGCTACACGGGCAAGAACTGCCAGCACACCATCGACGACTGCGCCTCGAATCCCTGCCAGCACGGCGCCACCTGTGTGGACCAGCTGGATGGCTTCAGCTGCAAGTGCCGCCCTGGCTACGTGGGTCTCTCCTGCGAGGCCGAGATCGACGAGTGTCTTAGCGACCCCTGCAACCCGGTGGGCACGGAGCGCTGCCTCGACCTGGACAACAAGTTCGAGTGCGTGTGCCGAGACGGATTCAAGGGACCTCTGTGCGCCACGGACATCGATGACTGCGAGGCGCAGCCGTGTCTGAACAACGGCATCTGTCGGGATCGCGTCGGTGGCTTTGAGTGCGGCTGCGAGCCAGGATGGAGTGGCATGCGCTGCGAGCAGCAAGTGACCACGTGCGGAGCTCAGGCGCCGTGCCAGAACGACGCCAGCTGCATCGACCTGTTCCAGGACTACTTCTGCGTGTGTCCCAGCGGCACCGATGGCAAGAACTGCGAGACCGCTCCGGAACGCTGCATCGGCGATCCTTGCATGCACGGTGGCAAGTGCCAGGACTTTGGTTCTGGTCTAAACTGCAGCTGCCCTGCGGATTACTCGGGCATTGGGTGTCAGTACGAGTACGACGCTTGCGAGGAGCACGTCTGCCAGAATGGCGCCACTTGCGTGGACAATGGAGCTGGATACAGCTGCCAGTGCCCACCTGGCTTCACCGGGCGCAATTGCGAACAGGACATCGTGGACTGCAAGGACAACTCTTGCCCGCCGGGCGCCTCGTGCGTGGATCTAACCAACGGCTTCTACTGTCAGTGCCCCTTCAACATGACCGGAGACGATTGCCGCAAGGCCATCCAGGTGGACTACGATCTGTACTTCAGCGATCCATCGCGATCCACCGCCGCCCAGGTGGTGCCCTTCCCCACGGGAGAGGCGAACAGCCTGACCGTCGCCATGTGGGTGCAGTTTGCCCAGAAGGACGATCGCGGCATCTTCTTCACCCTCTACGGCGTGCAATCCGCTCGCATGACCCAGCAGCGCCGCATGCTGCTCCAGGCCCACTCCAGTGGAGTCCAGGTTTCGCTCTTTGAGGACCAACCCGATGCCTTCCTGAGCTTCGGCGAGTACACTTCCGTCAACGACGGCCAGTGGCATCATGTAGCCGTGGTCTGGGACGGAATCTCCGGACAGCTTCAACTGATCACTGAGGGACTGATTGCCAGCAAGATGGAGTACGGAGCCGGTGGCTCACTGCCCGGTTATCTCTGGGCAGTGCTGGGTCTCCCACAGCCGTATGGACTTAGCAATGAGCTGGCCTACTCGGATTCCGGATTCCAGGGCACAATAACCAAGGCTCAAGTGTGGGCCAGAGCCCTCGACATCACGTCGGAGATCCAGAAGCAGGTGCGCGACTGCCGATCTGAACCGGTTCTCTATCCCGGCCTCATCCTCAACTGGGCGGGATATGAGGTGACCGCAGGCGGAGTGGAGCGAAATGTGCCCTCCCTATGTGGACAACGCAAGTGCCCAGTGGGCTACACGGGCGCCAATTGCCAGCAACTGGTCGTGGACAAGGAGCCACCTGTGGTGGAACATTGCCCCGGAGATCTGTGGGTGATTGCCAAGAACGGATCCGCTGTGGTCACCTGGGATGAGCCGCACTTCAGCGACAACATTGGCGTGACCAAGATCTACGAGCGAAATGGACACCGATCTGGAACTACTTTGCTGTGGGGCACCTACGACATCACCTACATTGCATCCGATGCAGCTGGAAACACTGCATCCTGCAGCTTCAAGGTTTCTCTGCTAA CCGACTTCTGTCCAGCGCTGGCTGATCCCGTTGGTGGATCACAGGTGTGCAAGGATTGGGGTGCCGGTGGTCAGTTCAAGGTCTGCGAGATCGCGTGTAATACGGGTCTTCGATTCTCGGAGCAGGTGCCTGAGTTCTACACCTGCGGAGCCGAAGGCTTCTGGCGACCAACGAGGGAGCCCTCGATGCCCCTGGTCTACCCATCCTGCTCACCATCGAAGCCCGCCCAGCGGGTGTTCCGCATCAAGATGCTCTTCCCCTCGGACGTGCTGTGCAACAAGGCTGGTCAGGCGGTGCTCCGCCAGAAGGTAACCAACTCGGTTAATGGCCTGAACAGGGACTGGAACTTCTGCTCCTATGCCATCGAGGGAACAAG GGAGTGCAAGGACATTCAGATCGATGTGAAATGCGACCACTACCGAGGTGCGCAGAATAACCGTGTGCGTCGTCAGTCCAAGGATGGCGGAGTCTATGTGATGGAGGCCGAACTGCCAGTTGTCAA CGATGAGGATGACGATCTGACATTGACGGGTCGCCAGGGACGCCAACAAACTGGCGGCGATACATACACCCTGGAGATAGCCTTCCCGGCTGCGAA TGATCCCGTGGTGCACACATCGACGGGAGAACGATCCAGTGTCAAGCAGCTGCTGGAGAAGCTCATCCTCGAGGACGACCAGTTCGCCGTGCAGGAGATTCTGCCCAACACAGTGCCGGATCCGGCTTCCCTGGAACTGGGCTCGGAGTACGCCTGTCCCGTGGGCCAGGTGGTGATGATACCCGACTGCGTGCCCTGTGCCATCGGCACCTTCTACGACAGCGCTAACAAGACGTGCATAGCCTGCTCGCGCGGAACCTACCAGTCGGAGGCGGGTCAGCTGCAGTGCAGCAAGTGCCCGGTGATTGCGGGAAGACCAGGAGTCACTGCCGGACCGGGAGCACGCTCAGCGGCGGACTGCAAGGAGCGCTGCCCAGCCGGCAAGTACTTCGACGCGGAAACGGGTCTGTGCCGCTCCTGCGGCCATGGATTCTACCAGCCCAACGAGGGCTCCTTCAGCTGTGAGCTGTGCGGTCTGGGACAGACAACGCGCTCCACGGAGGCCACGTCACGCAAGGAGTGTCGCGACGAGTGCAGCTCTGGCCAGCAACTGGGTGCCGATGGACGCTGCGAGCCCTGCCCACGTGGCACATACCGCCTGCAGGGCGTGCAGCCATCCTGCGCCGCCTGTCCGCTGGGCAGGACGACGCCCAAGGTGGGCGCCAGTTCGGTGGAGGAGTGCACACTGCCCGTCTGCTCGGCGGGTACGTACCTGAACGCCACGCAGAACATGTGCATCGAGTGCCGCAAGGGCTACTACCAGTCGGAGTCGCAGCAGACCGCCTGTCTGCAGTGCCCACCGAACCACAGCACCAAGATAACCGGCGCCACCTCGAAGAGCGAGTGCACCAATCCGTGCGAGCACATTGCAGAGGGCAAGCCCCACTGCGACGTGAATGCCTACTGCATCATGGTGCCGGAGACGTCGGACTTCAAGTGCGAGTGCAAGCCAGGATTCAATGGAACGGGCATGGCCTGCACGGATGTGTGCGATGGCTTCTGCGAGAACTCTGGCGCGTGTGTCAAGGACTTGAAGGGCACACCGTCTTGCCGCTGTGTGGGCTCCTTCACGGGTCCCCACTGTGCGGAACGCTCGGAGTTTGCCTACATCGCCGGTGGCATTGCCGGAGCGGTGATCtttatcatcatcattgtcCTGCTCATCTGGATGATCTGCGTGCGCTCCACGAAGCGCAGGGATCCCAAGAAGATGCTGACCCCTGCGATTGACCAGACCGGCTCGCAGGTGAACTTCTACTACGGCGCCCACACGCCCTATGCGGAGTCCATCGCGCCATCGCATCACAGCACCTATGCGCACTActacgacgacgaggaggacggCTGGGAGATGCCCAACTTCTACAACGAAACGTACATGAAGGATG GTCTGCATGGCGGCAAGATGAGCACGTTGGCCAGGTCCAATGCCTCGCTCTACGGAACT